From Perognathus longimembris pacificus isolate PPM17 chromosome 22, ASM2315922v1, whole genome shotgun sequence, one genomic window encodes:
- the Dnd1 gene encoding dead end protein homolog 1 — translation MQSKRECEQWCERVNPENKAALEAWVRETGIRLVQVNGQRKYGGPPPGWVGSPPPAGSEVFIGRLPQDVYEHQLIPLFQRVGRLYEFRLMMTFSGLNRGFAYARYSSRRGAQAAIATLHNHLLRPACPLLVCRSTEKCELSVDGLPSGVTRRALLLALQPLGPGLQEALLLPSPGSTAAQIALLKFSSHRAAAMAKKALVEGQSRLCGEPVTVEWLKPDLKQRLRPQLASPSLQRLQPNSGQLALAKNKLGSQGPRAALQLLCQRMKLGSPVFLTKCLDTGPAGWHRFWYQVVIPGHPVPFSGLIWVVLTPDGQDGHEVAKDAVSSQLLEALSESEASLLWAGVAEAGTIARQ, via the exons ATGCAGTCCAAGCGCGAGTGTGAG CAATGGTGTGAGAGGGTGAACCCAGAAAACAAGGCGGCCCTGGAGGCGTGGGTCAGGGAGACGGGCATCCGCCTGGTGCAGGTGAACGGGCAGAGGAAGTATGGCGGGCCACCTCCAG GCTGGGTGGGCAGCCCGCCGCCGGCCGGCTCCGAGGTGTTCATCGGCCGTCTGCCCCAGGACGTGTACGAGCACCAGCTGATCCCGCTGTTCCAGCGCGTGGGCCGCCTCTACGAGTTCCGCCTGATGATGACCTTCAGCGGCCTCAATCGCGGCTTCGCCTACGCGCGCTACAGCTCGCGGCGCGGCGCGCAGGCCGCCATCGCCACGCTGCACAACCACCTGCTGCGGCCCGCGTGCCCGCTGCTGGTGTGCCGCAGCACCGAGAAGTGCGAGCTGAGCGTGGACGGCCTGCCGTCGGGCGTGACCCGCCGCGCGCTGCTGCTCGCGCTGCAGCCGCTCGGCCCCGGCCTCCAGGAAGCGCTGCTGCTGCCCAGCCCCGGCTCGACGGCCGCGCAGATCGCGCTGCTCAAGTTCAGCTCCCACCGCGCCGCCGCCATGGCCAAAAAGGCCCTCGTGGAAG GGCAGTCCCGCCTCTGTGGAGAACCTGTGACTGTGGAGTGGCTCAAGCCAGACCTGAAGCAGCGACTGCGCCCCCAGCTCGCCAGCCCCTCCCTGCAGCGCCTCCAGCCAAACAGTGGCCAGCTGGCCCTGGCTAAGAACAAGCTAGGGTCCCAGGGACCTCGGGCTGCCCTGCAGCTGCTGTGCCAGCGCATGAAGCTAGGCAGCCCCGTGTTCCTCACCAAGTGTCTGGACACGGGACCTGCCGGCTGGCATCGCTTCTGGTACCAAGTGGTGATCCCCGGGCACCCGGTGCCTTTCAGCGGCCTCATCTGGGTGGTGCTGACCCCAGACGGGCAGGATGGTCATGAAGTGGCCAAGGATGCCGTTTCCTCACAGCTGCTGGAGGCGCTGAgcgagtctgaggccagcctcttGTGGGCTGGCGTGGCTGAGGCAGGCACTATAGCTAGGCAGTaa
- the Wdr55 gene encoding WD repeat-containing protein 55 — MDRTCEDRLAEEASDEDPGASEAPVRIRDTPEDIALEAPASGLAFHPTRDLLAAGDVDGDVFLFSYSCQEGETKEVWSSGHHLKACRAVVFSEDGQKLVTVSKDKAIHFLNVERGRLERRISKAHGAPINSVLLVDEHVLATGDDAGGIRLWDQRREGPLMDMRQHEEYIADMVLDPAKKLLLTASGDGCLGVFNIKRRRFELLSEPQSGDLTSVTLMKCGKKVACGSSEGTIYLFNWNGFGATSDRFALRAESIDCMIPVTESLLCTGSTDGIIRAVNILPNRVVGTVGQHTGEPVEELALSHCGRFLASSGHDQRLKFWDMAQLRAVVVDDYRRRKKKGGPLRALSSKAWSAGDFFEGLREEEEGPKAPEEEESEDDSD, encoded by the exons ATGGACCGCACGTGTGAGGACCGGCTCGCCGAGGAGGCGAGTGACGAGGACCCTGGCGCTTCGGAAGCCCCGGTCCGCATCCGCGACACGCCGGAAGACATTGCCCTGGAGGCTCCGGCCAGTGGGCTGGCCTTCCACCCGACCCGGGACCTGCTGGCGGCCGGGGACGTGGACGGCGACGTGTTCCT cttttcctaCTCCTGTCAAGAAGGAGAAACCAAGGAGGTCTGGTCCTCTGGTCACCACCTCAAGGCTTGCCGAGCTGTGGTCTTCTCTGAAGATGGACAGA AACTTGTTACCGTCTCCAAGGACAAAGCCATCCATTTTCTCAATGTGGAGCGGGGCCGACTGGAAAGACGCATTTCCAAGGCTCATGG CGCCCCCATCAACAGCGTGCTGCTGGTGGACGAGCATGTTCTGGCCACTGGGGATGACGCGGGAGGTATCCGCCTCTGGGACCAGCGCAGGGAGGGACCCTTAATGGACATGCGACAGCACGAAGAGTACATTGCTGATATGGTTCTGGACCCAGCCAAAAAGCTGCTGCTGACAGCCAG CGGGGACGGTTGCCTTGGTGTCTTCAACATCAAGCGGCGCCGGTTTGAGCTACTCTCAGAGCCTCAATCGGGAGACCTGACGTCCGTCACCCTCATGAAA TGTGGTAAGAAGGTAGCCTGTGGCTCTAGCGAAGGCACCATCTACCTCTTCAACTGGAATGGTTTTGGGGCCACCAGCGATCGCTTTGCCCTGAGAGCTGAGTCCATCGACTGCATGATTCCAGTGACTGAGAGTCTACTGTGCACTGGCTCGACGGACGGAATCATCAG GGCCGTGAACATCCTGCCCAACCGCGTGGTGGGCACGGTGGGGCAGCACACTGGGGAGCCTGTGGAGGAGCTAGCCCTCTCTCACTGCGGCCGCTTCCTGGCCAGCAGTGGCCATGACCAGCGCCTCAAGTTTTGGGACATGGCCCAGCTGCGGGCTGTGGTGGTGGATGACTACCGTCGACGCAAGAAAAAGGGAGGGCCTCTGCGGGCCCTGAGCAGCAAGGCCTGGAGCGCGGGGGACTTCTTCGAGGGactgagagaggaggaagagggtccCAAGGCTCCGGAGGAAGAGGAGAGCGAGGACGACAGTGACTGA